One window of Nymphaea colorata isolate Beijing-Zhang1983 chromosome 1, ASM883128v2, whole genome shotgun sequence genomic DNA carries:
- the LOC116266274 gene encoding chlorophyllase-2-like: MAAQDDVFAQGKYKAVVAEVMADTHRPSHLPELLLVAHPSEEGQYPAMVFLHGFSLVNCMYRELLLHVASHGFIVVAPQLYIIAGFDATEEIKAAAATVNWLLTGLEAKLQKGVQPDLTRLALAGHSRGGKVAFALSLGLVPEAKAALPFSALLGIDPVDGTSPPVLTKVTDSLDPKAPGLVVGTGLGSVKKDPLLPPCAPEGVNHEEFYKELVAPAFHAVARDYGHMDMLDDKVIDVLCVSGNSREPMRRFVGGIMVAFLKAYLMLDSDDLNKIFEMHNQVSPVVLSTVESKKN; encoded by the exons ATGGCTGCTCAGGATGATGTATTCGCACAAGGGAAGTACAAGGCGGTCGTCGCGGAAGTCATGGCGGATACTCATCGCCCCTCGCATCTACCCGAACTGCTTCTGGTTGCTCATCCCTCCGAAGAAGGCCAGTACCCAGCTATGGTCTTCCTCCATGGCTTTTCTCTTGTAAATTGCATGTATAGAGAATTACTGCTCCATGTTGCTTCTCATGGCTTCATCGTGGTGGCTCCTCAG CTTTACATAATTGCAGGATTTGATGCCACTGAAGAGATCAAGGCAGCTGCAGCTACAGTGAATTGGTTACTAACTGGGCTAGAGGCCAAACTACAAAAGGGAGTGCAGCCAGACCTCACAAGGCTTGCACTAGCCGGTCACAGCCGGGGAGGGAAAGTAGCCTTTGCCCTTTCGCTGGGCCTGGTCCCCGAAGCCAAGGCCGCACTGCCCTTCTCTGCGCTACTGGGCATAGACCCCGTGGACGGAACTAGCCCGCCTGTCCTGACCAAAGTCACGGACTCCCTAGACCCCAAGGCGCCGGGCCTGGTGGTGGGCACGGGCCTCGGCAGTGTGAAGAAGGACCCTTTGCTGCCTCCTTGTGCTCCGGAGGGCGTCAACCATGAAGAGTTCTACAAAGAGCTCGTGGCTCCAGCTTTCCACGCCGTGGCTAGGGACTACGGCCATATGGACATGTTGGATGATAAGGTCATTGATGTCCTCTGTGTGAGTGGGAACAGCAGGGAACCCATGAGGAGGTTCGTCGGTGGCATCATGGTCGCCTTCTTGAAGGCCTATTTGATGCTTGATAGTGACGATCTGAACAAGATTTTTGAGATGCATAATCAAGTTTCTCCTGTGGTACTCTCAACAGTTGAATCTAAGAAGAATTAA
- the LOC116254257 gene encoding protein LIFEGUARD 4-like: MWQWQRPYRKSGDVEGGTAPLYPMMLESPELRWAFIRKIYSILTIQLLLTIAVAAVVITVRPISLFFVSTTAGLVLYIVIIILPFILLCPLYFYHQRHPVNLLLLGLFTVSISFLIGLTCAFTSGKVILEAAILTAVMVVSLTLYTFWAARRGQDFGFLGPFLFGALFILIIFGMIQIFFPLGKITTMIYGALAAIIFCGYIVYDTDNLIKRYTYDEYIWAAIALYLDIINLFLALLTVFRASDS, from the exons ATGTGGCAGTGGCAGAGGCCCTACAGGAAAAGCGGTGATGTCGAGGGCGGTACGGCGCCCCTCTACCCGATGATGCTCGAGAGCCCTGAATTGCGATGGGCGTTCATCAGGAAGATCTACTCCATCCTTACCATCCAGCTCCTCCTTACCATCGCCGTCGCGGCGGTCGTCATTACCGTGCGCCCGATCTCTCTGTTCTTCGTCTCTACCACCGCCGGCCTCGTTCTTTACATTGTTATCATCATCCTGCCTTTCATTC TTCTTTGCCCTCTATATTTCTACCATCAGCGTCATCCAGTCAATCTGCTTCTTCTTGGATTGTTTACAGTCTCTATAAGCTTTCTCATCGGTTTGACATGCGCCTTCACCAGTG GCAAGGTTATCCTTGAAGCTGCAATTCTGACTGCTGTGATGGTCGTGAGCTTGACACTCTACACGTTCTGGGCAGCAAGACGGGGCCAGGACTTTGGGTTTCTCGGTCCATTCCTGTTTGGCGCTTTGTTTATTCTCATAATCTTTGGCATGATCCAG attttctttcctttaggGAAGATTACCACAATGATCTATGGCGCCCTCGCAGCCATCATCTTCTGCGGCTACATTGTCTACGACACAGATAATCTGATCAAGCGATATACTTATGATGAATACATCTGGGCCGCAATCGCACTCTACTTGGATATCATCAATCTGTTCCTTGCCCTCCTCACTGTGTTCCGCGCATCTGATAGTTGA
- the LOC116245985 gene encoding pentatricopeptide repeat-containing protein At5g15300: MIIRKSKANPATKRTISSIWKKITTLRTLKQIHAHMVVHGFNSDASAVRELVFACAITIPGNMHYARKIFGHVLAPEVFIWNTMIRGFSQSSVPIEAIFVYTQMEKSHVKPDSFTFPFLLKACSKLGSISVGNQVHCRVLKLGLQSDVFVRNSLIHLNAGSGSLEVARHLFDEMAQRDVVAWSALTVGYARRGKIEDARYLFDRMPERDLISWNVMVTAYTKCGDMESARRLFNEIPQRDVVSWNAMISGYVLCGDQSRAMELFDEMQQAGERPDEVTMLSLLSACADVGALDVGKRIHTVLEQGDAVNELSVVLGNALIDMYAKCGSIVDSLRVFNQMHEKDVSSWNSIIGGLAFHGHAESALSLFEEMQRGKMVRPNGITFVGVLVACSHAGKVEEGRRWFEIMRNKYKIEPNIKHYGCMVDILGRAGLLKEAFDFIEGMAIEPNAIIWRTLLGACRIHGDLCLAERATRKLLELRPDQSGDYVLLSNMYASIGRWDGAEEVRKLMGNRGVRKEPGCSLIEVNSELFHFLLDSKPPRTINSQK; encoded by the coding sequence ATGATCATCAGGAAATCGAAGGCAAACCCTGCAACCAAGCGGACCATTAGCTCTATCTGGAAGAAGATCACCACCCTCCGCACGCTCAAGCAAATTCATGCTCACATGGTTGTCCATGGCTTCAACAGCGATGCCTCTGCGGTGCGAGAGCTTGTGTTTGCCTGTGCCATCACCATCCCTGGCAACATGCATTACGCCCGCAAGATCTTCGGCCATGTCCTGGCACCGGAGGTTTTCATCTGGAACACCATGATCAGAGGTTTCTCTCAAAGTTCGGTGCCCATTGAGGCCATTTTTGTGTACACCCAGATGGAGAAATCTCACGTGAAGCCAGATAGCTTCACGTTTCCTTTTCTCCTGAAGGCATGCTCGAAGTTAGGATCTATTTCCGTGGGTAACCAAGTGCACTGTCGTGTTCTAAAGCTGGGGCTTCAATCGGATGTGTTTGTGAGGAACTCTCTCATCCACTTGAATGCAGGTAGCGGCAGCTTGGAAGTTGCCCGccacttgtttgatgaaatggcTCAGAGAGATGTTGTTGCTTGGTCTGCTCTCACAGTTGGGTACGCGAGGAGGGGCAAGATAGAGGATGCACGCTACTTGTTTGATAGAATGCCTGAGAGAGACTTGATTTCATGGAATGTCATGGTCACAGCATACACAAAGTGCGGCGATATGGAGTCGGCTCGTCGACTGTTCAATGAGATCCCTCAGAGGGACGTTGTTTCATGGAACGCAATGATTTCTGGGTATGTGCTTTGTGGGGATCAGAGCCGAGCAATGGAGTTGTTTGACGAGATGCAGCAGGCGGGTGAGAGGCCTGATGAGGTTACCATGTTGAGTCTGCTTTCGGCTTGCGCTGATGTCGGGGCCTTAGACGTTGGTAAGAGGATTCACACCGTTTTGGAACAAGGTGATGCAGTCAATGAATTGAGCGTCGTTCTGGGAAACGCACTCATAGACATGTATGCAAAATGCGGTAGCATAGTTGATTCGCTGAGGGTGTTTAACCAGATGCATGAAAAAGATGTTTCTTCCTGGAACTCAATAATTGGGGGGTTGGCATTTCATGGCCATGCGGAGTCGGCTCTCTCCCTTTTTGAGGAGATGCAAAGGGGGAAAATGGTCAGGCCCAATGGGATCACGTTCGTTGGGGTTTTGGTTGCTTGCAGCCATGCAGGCAAGGTGGAGGAGGGCCGTCGATGGTTTGAAATCATGAGAAATAAGTACAAAATTGAGCCGAACATCAAGCACTATGGTTGTATGGTGGACATCCTTGGCAGAGCTGGGCTTCTGAAAGAAGCcttcgacttcatagaaggaatGGCAATTGAGCCTAATGCTATCATCTGGAGAACACTTTTGGGGGCGTGTAGGATTCATGGCGACCTCTGTTTGGCTGAGCGTGCAACAAGAAAGCTTCTTGAACTCAGACCGGATCAAAGTGGTGACTACGTTCTGTTGTCGAATATGTATGCATCGATTGGCAGATGGGATGGAGCAGAAGAGGTGAGGAAGTTGATGGGAAATAGAGGTGTGAGGAAGGAGCCTGGTTGTAGTTTGATAGAAGTGAACAGTGAATTGTTTCATTTCTTGCTAGATTCAAAGCCTCCTCGAACAATAAATTCTCAAAAGTGA